The DNA segment AGATCCATGACACCAATTTAACTTACGAAAACCTCCCTAGCGTAATGCTGCTGCTCGAATCTATTGCCTTTATGTGGGTCGTCACCCTGATCACCTTAGGGATAGTCAGCTGGGTAGCACTAAAACTTTGGCACCTACACTCATTACCCAAGTACTTAGCCAAAGAACGCGGCATGCGGCAGGCCAAACTGGTTTTCTGGCTCTGTATGCTAGGCCTGTTTTGGAAGCCACTTTGGGTGCTCGCCGTTATCGCCATCGTGACCGATTGGGACCGAGTACAAGAGTGGATTAGGGGGACGCGCGCATGAAAGAGATAATGCTGCCCTATATTTTTATCGTCTGGTTACTATTCAAATTTAAAGTCATTAAAGCGAGACCTAGAAACTACTTTATCAGCGTATTTGTTGGCTGCCTGATTGCGGTGGCCCTATTCTTAGCTCATCGTTTCTACTCGCCGGCGGATCTGACCAACTCCACCACAGTGCGCGCTCCACACGCCATTTTGTCACCAGCGATTGGCCAACAGATCGATACTATCTCAATCGATCACAACCAACACGTGAACAAAGGCGAACTGCTCTACACCTTGGTCGATGACAAGGTCAGCAGCGCCATCGATGAGATCAATGCCAGAGTACAAGAGGTAAAGCGCAATATTGAAGCGACAGAAGTCAAACTGGCGCAGGCCAAGCGTAATCACCAACGTAAAATTAACTTGGGCGATCATGTGAGTGAGCGAGATCTAGAAAACGCTGCCGATAAAGTAGAGATCACCACTGCCGAACTCAAGGTTCAATATGCCCAACTAGAGGTGCAATATGCCCAGTTGCGTAAACAAGAGTTTGAGCTTAAAAGACTCGAAGTACGTGCACCATTTGACGGCATGGTGACCCATGTCTATATCGCCGATGGCTCGCGTGTCGGTGCCATGCACCTTTGGGATACTGGCCGCAAGTTTGTCGAGATGCGTATTCCCGACCAGTCCTTTGCCTATATTCAACCCGGACAGTTTGCCGAGTTCTATATTAATGCCTACCCTGGGCAGATATTCAGAGCAAGAGTGCACAGCAAGGTTGAGGCCACAGGTGAAGCTCAAGGCGATATCTTACCTCGCGAGCAGATGGTGTCTCGTCACATCAACTTAGGCTCCATGCCTGTTGGCAGAACTGTG comes from the Shewanella halifaxensis HAW-EB4 genome and includes:
- a CDS encoding HlyD family secretion protein; the encoded protein is MKEIMLPYIFIVWLLFKFKVIKARPRNYFISVFVGCLIAVALFLAHRFYSPADLTNSTTVRAPHAILSPAIGQQIDTISIDHNQHVNKGELLYTLVDDKVSSAIDEINARVQEVKRNIEATEVKLAQAKRNHQRKINLGDHVSERDLENAADKVEITTAELKVQYAQLEVQYAQLRKQEFELKRLEVRAPFDGMVTHVYIADGSRVGAMHLWDTGRKFVEMRIPDQSFAYIQPGQFAEFYINAYPGQIFRARVHSKVEATGEAQGDILPREQMVSRHINLGSMPVGRTVVLEVDDATMAMLPIGATGSAWISADKPSSILGFLDIIGAATVRLTAVKAYLNPL